AGATCTCGCCataaatctcaattttgaAAGCTAGTAACTTCGAAAATTGATCTTCTAAGccaaatgaattttcaaatgagaAATCTCCTAAGAAGTGcgaagagataaaaaaaaaacgtgcaGCTGGATTGGTAAATAGTGTCGTAGTAGTTACGCATTTTAAGACACAGCAAATACGTCTATCAGATCTTCCAGGAAAAGTAAAAGTACCTCCCAGGTATGTGTGAATATATGAGGAAACCTCAACGGAAGGGTAAATCTCATAAAAAATCTACACATTTCaaactagaaattttaataaaatttaaaaacataacaTCTAACTGTCGTACTCCTTAAACGTGATAATCGCCACCGTCCAATTTCTCATCAGAAACAATGCTAAACAGCCACTTGGCATTATCCTCGCTGACCCATAGCAGAGCCATCAGAGTGCCCTCAACAAATCCCAAAACGACCCCACCTAAGACGTCCAACAAATAGTGCCTCTCCATCAGCACTCTACTTACGCAGAGAGCGGTAGTCCAGGCCAATAACGAGGGAAAAAAGAAGAGGGGCAGAGGCCACAGgaagataaaaataaaggtgACTAGTGCAGCCCTGCTACAATGgcctggaaaaaaattaatttaaatgaaattctaAAAAGGTAAAAGTTGAAGCGTAGATTGTTAATACTTTAATCCCTCCTCAATGAAAGCATACCTGAAGGGAAGCTAAATTGATCAGGCCCTATTTCGGCAAAGGCATCCTGTTTATTTCCCAAAGGACGTCGCCTCCGGAAGAAGGCCTTGACTAAAGCAATGGTGATTATGTCAAGTATCAAAGCTGCAAGAAACTCCATTATGAATGCCcccaaaaattcatttttaattcaaacaaaCCCAAAATCATATTGACCTGCAGCTGCACTAAGTTGGGTATGTTGAACAACCATGTAAAGGCTATCCAAAAGGCCAACCAAGGGATGCCATGACATGTAATCTATGCAGTAACTTGTTAGCTAAAGATGAGTTGGAAATGTAAACTTACCTCCAAGGCTCGATAGTGCAGCCTTAGAGAATGTAAAGGTGACCAACTTTTGCCCCATATCACGAATTTTTTGGTTATGTTCTCGTCTAGTACTAGGACTTGCTGTAGCCACAGTGGAGGTCGCCTTTTTAACATCTAGAAAAGGGGTTTTGCAAGTGTTCAACCAGGATTTGAGATTTTAATCTATATTCACTTGAGTTTGTTGTGATGACTGAGACATCTTTTATCACTTTGATTAGTTAAGGGAATGCTGGGGTTTTAGGTGTGTTTTAACTGACTcactattaaattaaaattaaatattactaacgataaagaaaatgaacaaagttgtttatttttaaattttgttcatcACAGTGACTTAAATGATTTTGGTTACGTTCTTGTCGGGAAATCTCGGGCACTATCAAATGACCATATGTAAATGCCTATATATCTGGTGCAATGTATCATTGTATTAGAAGGAGATAAAATTATTCAGGGTCAAGagtattatttgttttatgtcGAGCTATCACCTTTCTTGACATTAACTGTCACCCTGACATTTCTAATGTTTACAATATCTTTTcccaaatttatattttaatattcctcaaaatttcactaaaaatcatgattgcctcaGTGAAAATCTACTAAGTATTGCCACACGAAGCGCTCGCGTTGTCTTTAAGTAAAAGTGGCCTTATTCTCTAACCCCGAAACCCCGAATCGTCCCCAATAGCTATGGCAAGCACCACATCCCTACTGGAAGACACCAAATTTGAGGAATTATGCAGGTTGTGTGGCTCCAAGACCGACAATTTGGCGGTGCATATCTTCGACGATCAGCACACGTTTAGCGAACTTGGTAAGAAAATCTACAGCTGCCTGCAAATACAGGTAAGTGGAAATTCTCCTGGAAGGACCCTTTgcactgaaaaataatttagattcaCCAACAAGATGAACTTCCCAAGTTGTTGTGCGGAAATTGCTTAGTGAAACTGGATATGTTTTGGGACTTCAAGTATAGGTCTTTTCGAACTGAGCAGTTTTTGCTTGCAGTGTACAAGCAGCTGAAGAGTGGAGGCAGCACACAGCAGTGTTTAGTACAGATTGAGAATGTTATGATTGTGCCAGGTAATTATAAAAATCCCATGAATGATATTGGTAAAAGATAGTTTCAATTTGTTCAGTTAATAACCAGATTTTGAGTGGGGATTTGCATACCCATGATCAAATCTCTATACCTCAATTAGATCACAGACAAGAGGGCTCAGATGAGGGAGATTATTCAGTACTGCAGCATAATACTCACTTAGGAGGTCTTGATTTAGGAGTGACAGGTATAAGACacaatgttaattttttgtataatttagttaaaatcAATTAGGGCAAGACTTATCAAACCACAGCTTGCAGAGTGTGCAGGATAACTTAGAAGCCTTACAGGCTTCCCAAAACCCTGAAAATTTTCCCAGTGATAACTTATGCTTAATTCAAGACCAACTCTTAACCGAATCAGCAAATTTAGAAGTTTCAGTTGTTCACAGTAACCTTTATACTCATAGTGAGAGTGAGACTTATATGAAGACTGCTGACTCAAATTATGTGGAAAATCGAGGAATAAGTGATAATAGTTTAGGTGTTGAGGTGCATGCAGATTTTAATAGAATTATTGCTCATCAAGATACAGTGTTGGATGGTTCAAATAGCCAAGATGAAGGTTTGAGAGTTTATCTTGATCTAGGATTATATTCTATTGtgtctttttttattaggtttgAGCAAATTATTGTTTGATAAATCTGTGTCTAAATCACTCTCTGACAACTGTCCTGCAACATTAAATAGTTGTTTTAAGTATGAGTTGGATGGTGAAAAGTTCCTTTATTTCCACTCTAAAAGTCCAGAGGGGAGGGAGAAAAATTTAGAATCTCAGTTAATTATGAACTATAAAGAAGATATCTCTTTAGATAGTATTGGAGggtatgaaattttatgagtatttttattttaaagttataatATATTCATTTAGTTTTAGAAATGAAGACAGTTTAGAACAGGAACAGACTGATGATGTTTCCAATGAGTCAGGAGTGTTGGAATTGCCTTCCGTAGTTGATTCAATAGAAGGTCCTCCTGAGGAAGAAAAACCAAAGATTGGTACTAAGAAAACTATTTTATCTAAAGTATTGGCTCAGGATAGAGATTTTTTAGGCAAAGTAGGTCCGAAGATATGTTCAGTTTGTGGAAAATCatataaatcaaattataaacTAGCCGAGCACATGACGAAACACACAGGCGAAAGGCCCTATAAATGCAAAAGCTGTGATAAAGCCTTTAGGTCCAAAATTGGGTTAACGCAGCATGAGGCCAAACACACAGGTAAAATTCtgattgattttaataaatgattaaCAGATGATTTAGGTCAGTATGTCCTGAGGTGCCCGACTTGTGGGAAAGGGTTTCAATGCAAAAGTTACCTCATGGTCCATCAAAGGGTAAATAATTGGTTCCTTTTTCTAATATCTCATATAATACATAGACATAACATAAACTTTCAGGTGCATTCCGATGTAAAGCCATTTCACTGCGCAATGTGCGGTATCAACTTTAAAACGAAACAGTCTTTGTCGGACCACACCAACCGCCACTTGGGTGTAAAGCCCTTTACTTGCAGCATATGCAATAGAGGATTCATTACGAAAAGTATGTCCTAAGTCGTAGGTCTAGTGGCTGATATGCATAATCCTTGTTTTCAGGCTTGTGCATGGCGCACGAAAAGATTCATTCAGGGGTGGATAACCGAAAATATTCCTGTAAAATATGCGAAAAGAGATTCGTGTCTAAGAGTTATTTGCAGACGCATTCACGCATTCATACGGGGGAGAAAACCTTTATCTGCGAGGTAATGTTGTTCAGAAAAGAAATgctagttgttttttttttcttttggtataCGGTGTACGTCGAGAGTGGTAAAGTACCAAGGCGGTGATGTAATGAATAATATGTGAAAGAAAAAGAGGGAATGTCTTTAGTATGTCTGAGATAGGATGATCGAGAGAGCTCGTTGATAAACGTCAGTGACTTTTTAGAAAGCATTGGCATCTATACCTGGTGGcacaaattttcatcaaaaattttacaatggaTTGCGTGTAGCTTGTTTTCATTAAAGGTGTGCGGCAAGGGTTTCTTGGCCTCTCTAGATTTGAAAATCCATCTAACAGTGCACACAGGGGAAAAGTCTTTCGTGTGTGAAATGTGCGGTAAAGCCTTCGCCAGGAGAGACGCCCTTAAATGCCACAGAAGAATGCACACTGGAGAAAGGCCTTATAGGTAATTGTCACAACGCAACTTTCCCTTTTGAAGCGTCATTTTCTTGCAGTTGTGATATTTGCGGACGCACCTTTACTCAGTTCACCCCGATGGCCAATCACAAAAAAAGTCATACaggtaattattaaaattttgtcaactGTTCTGCACCCATTTTTTTCAGGAGATAGGCCATTCACTTGCGAAACCTGCGGCAAGCAGTTTGTATCGCGTTCCAGCATGGTGTCGCATCAGAAAAAGTACCACAAGAGAGTGGAAAAATTGCAGTGCGATAAGGACGTTAAAACTGAGATAGCGGTTCCTGTCCCTTCGGCCTCATAACGCTAGGAGAACTGCCTGAATTGATTTTCAGAACTAAGCATTTAAGACTGTTGTGTATTAAGtagattgtattttttttaagtaattaggttttgtttttaattcatgaaaaaaatcaattttttatgttcatcAATCAAGAAGAAaatcaacttttttgtttcattaatttcgaCCTATGATGACGTAGACACATGGCCGATGTTGCGAagcttatttttcattattgtgTTGAGTTTTTaacctcaaaatttcttcatctgTCATTAAGTGTCACCTATTAactcacaaaataaaaacattaaaaaccaCCAGTTTTctctaaaaagaaatttaagtcTTCTTCAATTAATCAAATACGATGTTACCCACGCTGAGGACCATTGGCAGTAACCTGGTAACGTATTCAGTTGCCACTAATTCCATTTAAGCGCTACTTACGTAACTGATGTTTACTCCCTTAACTTGGGCTGTAGCGACGTTCTCTAGGACTAAGGAGCCTGCAAACTTCTACCACTCTTCAACACGACTCCTTGTTTGTTCACAGAGACAGTCCTGAAGACAATCCAGACATTCCTTTTGAGTTTAATGAAGGAAACAAAAAGGTAAAGATACTGCTGTTATTTGCTGTTATAACCATCCGTTGTTATTAGCGAGCTGAAGCGATTTTGGCCATATATCCTGAAGGCCATAAGCGATCAGCCCTAATTCCTCTTCTCGATCTAGCCCAGCGACAGTATGGCTGGTTGCCCATCTCAGCTATGCACTATGTGGCTGACATGTTAAACTTGCCTAGGATGCGGGTATATGAAGTTGCTACTTTTTACACCATGTTTATGAGGTGCCACACAGCTTTAACATTGAAAGTATATAAATTACTTTTGTTCTTTAGGAAACCCACAGGTAAATACCATGTTCAGGTATGCACTACTACTCCTTGCTGGCTGAGGGGATCAGACCAAGTGATGGATGCaattaagaaaaacttaaatctTCATGTAGGGGAGACAAGCAAAGACATGATGTTCACAATCTCAGAAGTGGAGTGCTTAGGGGCTTGTGTCAATGCCCCAATGGTGGCAATAAATGATGATTATTATGTAAGTTTTTATCTTTCAGTAATTTCCTTCCAATTTAGATGTTCATTTAGGAGGACCTAACTGTCCAGGAtactaatgaaattttgaatgatttgAAGGCTGGTAGGAAACCCAAGCCTGGCCCTAGGTAAGAAGGTTTATGTTAAGGATGTTGGTGCTGAAATCCAAGATTGCAGGAGTGGTAGATTTGCGTCAGAACCTCTAGGAGAACCCTCTTCTTTGAAAGGGGAACCACCAGCAGCTGGTTTTGGAGTTCGAGCAGATTTGTAAGATATTAAACacttattgttcattttttatgtgaaataaaaattaatttattatcagtTTTAATCGCTAACGATTAGCCAACAGCTTTAAATCTGTTATGACAGTATTTTTGGACTCCCGAGATATGCACTTTACTTCTCGATATGGTATATAACGAAATTGccacaatttgtttaagaatcGCGATGCACAGAGATATGTTTTGCTCCTGATCGAACGATCCATTTCGCTATATATTATAAGAATAGTAAGACGAAGACAATCACAGgataacaaaacaaacaaaacttaatgcgtaaaaactttattaaaaagctATACATACGGTTAATGGATACGTGTTTTTTATCCTAGCGCTAAAGgctaatataaataaaccgATAAGAAATTATATAGGTAAAAGGTTAGATTATGGGTAAGGATGGAGAAATATGGAATAATATTGTTCATTAACAAAgaacacataaaaaaatatcaaaaattgcaaagtaGGAATGTGCCAAAGGGCCTTAAAATGCTTCTTCTTTGAtcttaaaattccttaaaaataaggTTATTAaccatttgtcgaaattacataaaacatcaaaattataactgaaacaataaaaaatatactttccACGTCGTTTCTTAACCCTGCAAGGGATCTTTCTGACTAACCTAACAATATACTGATAAGTGCTAAACCTAACAACCCCTAACGCTAAACACACCCCGAAAATCCCTCACAGGGCAACCTAGGATTTACTTAGCCTTTGTTCTCTACAATCTCAGTATGCAGGGTCATTTTGGGAGTGATGATAGTCTTGAATTGTTCAGGAATGGCGTGTTCTGCATAATCGTCCCCCTTGGGCACCATCACGTTCATTTCCGAAGACTTGGAATAGATAATCTCAACGCCCAAGGAATCTTTACTGAGATACACCTGACAGCCATCAGTTTTGTCAATGGAAACTGTAGGAACTTTGCCAAGCACCTGCATTTGCACTGATTGACAATTGATGAACTCAATTGAGGAAACCAAATTGTCAAACACGATCGAAGTTTTTTTGCAGGAATCCAGCGTGATAGAGTTAATCTTGCCTTTGACTTGGACGGTAGAATTCTCGCATTTAAATACGTAGACCACGTTGTTCATTTCAGCATTCTCCACCACTAAATCAGCCCTGTTCTTCTGATATTCAATCAGCCATTTCTTGCCCTCCTGCACGAATACCGGAGGCTTATCTGCGGTAATTGGCTTCGTGGACGCAGCAGGTTTTTTGGGCAGTGGGGGCTTGAAGGGAGCCGGACCTTCTCTTAGCGCGGTGTTCTTGTGAGTTTGCATATCGGCAGTCACCTTCTTCAAGTTCCTGGTAATGTCTGAGCCTCGATTGATTTCCGCAAAGAGGGCTGACCTGTCCAAGCCTGAAATAAAGAGCCTTATTAATTCATAACAAATAgatgttaataattaatgaagtcatcttgttaaaaattcctATAAACCATTATGAAGCTTATCAGTGGTTGCTTAGTGAATGTTTGGTAATGTTTATTAATGCAATATAAATGCATAccaagtgaaaaaaatttacatgtcCTTTTATGTCAGACATGTTCTTTGCAAAGGACAATTATCATAACCAGTATAAATGTCTTGAAAACTATTAGAGATAgggacaaaattagaaaaattaaatacctgCATCACCTGCAGGGGACGTGAAATCTATAACTGGAGGAGGGGGTGGACATcctggtggtggtggtggagGACCTGCAACCATTTTCACAGCACTTTTTCCTCCCCAAACTAATCCTGTTGTATGGTGCTGCTTAATAAATACCTGCAAATCTACACCAACAAATCAACACCCCTTCACTAATTGATATCAATTTAAGCTTACCGGCCAATGTTTGTACCCAAGCCTTAACCCAGTCCACATGATTCTTGTCCTTCTCTTTCCATTCTTTCAAAACTCTGTTAGTATAGAACTGTCCAGCATCATTCATTTCCTTCACATATGGGGCTGGTGCAAAGCTTATGGCAACCCAACCCAAGGCAGGAATACTCTCGCTAATTGCtgataaatgattaaaaaaagggGAAGTTCGGTGCTTCTCCCTGTAGGCTTGAATGGCGCTAATTTGGTCGCTTGTAGGCTTCAAAAGAGTGATGATGTCATATTGTCCCGGTTGAGTCGATTCGGCTGCCAGGGCAATGTATTGGAGTTGGGCGTCAAAAGCTGCTTGCACAAGTCTTGAATGCTCAGCTACGTCCCCCCCTATCACCTGGGAAAGGCGCAAATATTGCATCAAGGGACCCTGCACGATATCCGTAAACCCCAAAACGCTCATTTCACTTATTCGGGGGGTTTGGAATTGCTTGAATATGTGGCGAATGGGGAGCGGCTGAAGAACGGTTGCCTTTTTTGGGTTTTTAACGGCGAATGACAACCGATGACCTGAATCACGATGTAGATAAGAGGAGATGATACTTTAAAGTGAACACTGAATGAGTCAGTATTTGCCGGAGGATAAATTAATTCGAGAAAAACTCAacttttaatcaatttatacTGGTTGATGATGATGAGTGAAGTTGTTTTGACAGATCAGGGGAACGGAATTGTAAGGTTAGAATAAGAATATGATACCGACAGTGTCAAATATCATTTTGATACGTACAAGGTAATATAATTTCTAAATCATACGTCATAAACGGTCATTTTATCTACGTTTTCATataagtttcttaaaaaaatatacataattacttttgtactatttatttaatcacTAATTACATAATCCtgaaattgacaatttgcgtTTTAGATAAAAAGACTCACCACTCTTACTAGCATTTAATACACTTTCAGCACTACTTAAACCGAActaataatcaaatttattcaacattttataaaacatAGCAGCTTTAAAGGAAGCATGTCCTGTATCTACAAATAGATTCAAGATATGGTTCATCATGACGTCACATACCAACTTAATAtctttaaattaacaaattaaagtGGTTATCTTTCTTTTATGCCAGTGTCAGAAtgactaaaaaattttattttaggttAGATTCATTGTAgaacaataatttcgactaaacaataaaaactctatttattttatcggtTTACTTAACATAAAGAGAAGCCACAAAATGTTTGACTTCGGAGATACCATGGCGCTCCTAATAATTCTGACCCTGACAGCCCTAGGCATGCTGGCATGTCTAGGGGTTTACGCTCGAAAGAAGTCCTATTTGGAGGCTCTTTAAGCAGGTAAATAAGTATTTGTGGCCTCAAAGTGTAACTTAACCTATCTTTCGaacttttttcccttaa
The Euwallacea fornicatus isolate EFF26 chromosome 37, ASM4011564v1, whole genome shotgun sequence genome window above contains:
- the LOC136349420 gene encoding polyisoprenoid diphosphate/phosphate phosphohydrolase PLPP6, encoding MSQSSQQTQMLKRRPPLWLQQVLVLDENITKKFVIWGKSWSPLHSLRLHYRALEITCHGIPWLAFWIAFTWLFNIPNLVQLQVNMILALILDIITIALVKAFFRRRRPLGNKQDAFAEIGPDQFSFPSGHCSRAALVTFIFIFLWPLPLFFFPSLLAWTTALCVSRVLMERHYLLDVLGGVVLGFVEGTLMALLWVSEDNAKWLFSIVSDEKLDGGDYHV
- the LOC136349412 gene encoding zinc finger protein 41-like isoform X2 is translated as MASTTSLLEDTKFEELCRLCGSKTDNLAVHIFDDQHTFSELGKKIYSCLQIQIHQQDELPKLLCGNCLVKLDMFWDFKYRSFRTEQFLLAVYKQLKSGGSTQQCLVQIENVMIVPVNNQILSGDLHTHDQISIPQLDHRQEGSDEGDYSVLQHNTHLGGLDLGVTGQDLSNHSLQSVQDNLEALQASQNPENFPSDNLCLIQDQLLTESANLEVSVVHSNLYTHSESETYMKTADSNYVENRGISDNSLGVEVHADFNRIIAHQDTVLDGSNSQDEGLSKLLFDKSVSKSLSDNCPATLNSCFKYELDGEKFLYFHSKSPEGREKNLESQLIMNYKEDISLDSIGGFRNEDSLEQEQTDDVSNESGVLELPSVVDSIEGPPEEEKPKIGKVGPKICSVCGKSYKSNYKLAEHMTKHTGERPYKCKSCDKAFRSKIGLTQHEAKHTGQYVLRCPTCGKGFQCKSYLMVHQRVHSDVKPFHCAMCGINFKTKQSLSDHTNRHLGVKPFTCSICNRGFITKSLCMAHEKIHSGVDNRKYSCKICEKRFVSKSYLQTHSRIHTGEKTFICEKALASIPGGTNFHQKFYNGLRVACFH
- the LOC136349415 gene encoding adenylyl cyclase-associated protein 1-like isoform X2, which gives rise to MSVLGFTDIVQGPLMQYLRLSQVIGGDVAEHSRLVQAAFDAQLQYIALAAESTQPGQYDIITLLKPTSDQISAIQAYREKHRTSPFFNHLSAISESIPALGWVAISFAPAPYVKEMNDAGQFYTNRVLKEWKEKDKNHVDWVKAWVQTLADLQVFIKQHHTTGLVWGGKSAVKMVAGPPPPPPGCPPPPPVIDFTSPAGLDRSALFAEINRGSDITRNLKKVTADMQTHKNTALREGPAPFKPPLPKKPAASTKPITADKPPVFVQEGKKWLIEYQKNRADLVVENAEMNNVVYVFKCENSTVQVKGKINSITLDSCKKTSIVFDNLVSSIEFINCQSVQMQVLGKVPTVSIDKTDGCQVYLSKDSLGVEIIYSKSSEMNVMVPKGDDYAEHAIPEQFKTIITPKMTLHTEIVENKG
- the ND-24 gene encoding probable NADH dehydrogenase [ubiquinone] flavoprotein 2, mitochondrial; protein product: MLPTLRTIGSNLRRSLGLRSLQTSTTLQHDSLFVHRDSPEDNPDIPFEFNEGNKKRAEAILAIYPEGHKRSALIPLLDLAQRQYGWLPISAMHYVADMLNLPRMRVYEVATFYTMFMRKPTGKYHVQVCTTTPCWLRGSDQVMDAIKKNLNLHVGETSKDMMFTISEVECLGACVNAPMVAINDDYYEDLTVQDTNEILNDLKAGRKPKPGPRSGRFASEPLGEPSSLKGEPPAAGFGVRADL
- the LOC136349415 gene encoding adenylyl cyclase-associated protein 1-like isoform X1 gives rise to the protein MSVLGFTDIVQGPLMQYLRLSQVIGGDVAEHSRLVQAAFDAQLQYIALAAESTQPGQYDIITLLKPTSDQISAIQAYREKHRTSPFFNHLSAISESIPALGWVAISFAPAPYVKEMNDAGQFYTNRVLKEWKEKDKNHVDWVKAWVQTLADLQVFIKQHHTTGLVWGGKSAVKMVAGPPPPPPGCPPPPPVIDFTSPAGDAGLDRSALFAEINRGSDITRNLKKVTADMQTHKNTALREGPAPFKPPLPKKPAASTKPITADKPPVFVQEGKKWLIEYQKNRADLVVENAEMNNVVYVFKCENSTVQVKGKINSITLDSCKKTSIVFDNLVSSIEFINCQSVQMQVLGKVPTVSIDKTDGCQVYLSKDSLGVEIIYSKSSEMNVMVPKGDDYAEHAIPEQFKTIITPKMTLHTEIVENKG
- the LOC136349412 gene encoding zinc finger protein 502-like isoform X1, which translates into the protein MASTTSLLEDTKFEELCRLCGSKTDNLAVHIFDDQHTFSELGKKIYSCLQIQIHQQDELPKLLCGNCLVKLDMFWDFKYRSFRTEQFLLAVYKQLKSGGSTQQCLVQIENVMIVPVNNQILSGDLHTHDQISIPQLDHRQEGSDEGDYSVLQHNTHLGGLDLGVTGQDLSNHSLQSVQDNLEALQASQNPENFPSDNLCLIQDQLLTESANLEVSVVHSNLYTHSESETYMKTADSNYVENRGISDNSLGVEVHADFNRIIAHQDTVLDGSNSQDEGLSKLLFDKSVSKSLSDNCPATLNSCFKYELDGEKFLYFHSKSPEGREKNLESQLIMNYKEDISLDSIGGFRNEDSLEQEQTDDVSNESGVLELPSVVDSIEGPPEEEKPKIGKVGPKICSVCGKSYKSNYKLAEHMTKHTGERPYKCKSCDKAFRSKIGLTQHEAKHTGQYVLRCPTCGKGFQCKSYLMVHQRVHSDVKPFHCAMCGINFKTKQSLSDHTNRHLGVKPFTCSICNRGFITKSLCMAHEKIHSGVDNRKYSCKICEKRFVSKSYLQTHSRIHTGEKTFICEVCGKGFLASLDLKIHLTVHTGEKSFVCEMCGKAFARRDALKCHRRMHTGERPYSCDICGRTFTQFTPMANHKKSHTGDRPFTCETCGKQFVSRSSMVSHQKKYHKRVEKLQCDKDVKTEIAVPVPSAS